In Bacteroidia bacterium, a single genomic region encodes these proteins:
- the hemB gene encoding porphobilinogen synthase → MKKRPRRLRKSDNLRSLVRETHITMDDIVYPLFVRPGTGIMEPIISMPGQFRWSPDTLVQEVKEAMDAGVKAVLLFGLANHKDELAKDAYHDDGAVQQALRKLKQTFPELLVMTDVCVCGFTNHGHCGIVKDGHVANDETLEILAKTAITHAKAGADIVAPSAMMDGQVGAIREALDATGFSDVGIMAYSAKFWSSFYGPFREAADSAPQSGNRATYQMDTANSREALREMDMDVEEGADILMIKPAVSYLDIIYQARQRHNLPIAAYNVSAEYSMIKAAGEKGWINEKAVVMEMLTSIKRAGADIIITYFAKQIFK, encoded by the coding sequence ATGAAAAAACGGCCAAGAAGGCTCAGAAAGAGCGATAACCTCCGCAGCTTGGTGAGGGAGACGCACATCACAATGGACGACATTGTGTATCCCCTCTTTGTGAGGCCGGGAACCGGAATTATGGAACCCATCATTTCCATGCCTGGGCAGTTCCGCTGGTCGCCTGATACGCTTGTGCAGGAGGTGAAAGAGGCAATGGATGCGGGTGTGAAAGCCGTGCTCCTGTTCGGGTTGGCGAACCACAAAGACGAGCTGGCCAAGGATGCTTACCATGATGACGGTGCCGTACAACAGGCTCTTCGCAAACTGAAACAGACATTCCCTGAATTGCTGGTGATGACCGATGTCTGTGTTTGTGGATTTACCAATCACGGCCATTGCGGAATTGTAAAGGATGGCCATGTGGCGAATGACGAAACCCTGGAGATCCTGGCGAAAACTGCTATAACCCATGCGAAAGCTGGCGCTGACATAGTGGCTCCCAGCGCTATGATGGACGGACAGGTCGGGGCCATCCGCGAAGCACTGGATGCCACCGGATTTTCGGATGTGGGCATAATGGCCTATTCAGCCAAGTTTTGGAGCAGCTTCTATGGTCCGTTCCGTGAGGCCGCTGATTCGGCTCCGCAATCCGGCAACCGGGCCACTTACCAGATGGATACAGCCAACAGCCGCGAAGCCCTCCGCGAAATGGATATGGATGTGGAAGAAGGTGCGGACATCCTCATGATCAAACCCGCTGTCAGCTACCTGGATATTATTTACCAGGCACGCCAACGGCATAATCTGCCTATTGCGGCTTATAATGTTAGTGCAGAATATTCTATGATAAAAGCTGCTGGCGAAAAAGGATGGATCAATGAAAAAGCTGTAGTAATGGAAATGCTTACCTCTATAAAGCGTGCAGGAGCAGACATTATCATTACTTATTTTGCAAAACAGATTTTTAAATAA
- a CDS encoding chlorite dismutase family protein, with product MDKRILVHYQTFSFSESFWMMERSDKRKLLREFIKAAREVCGQAEFYQLYPAAGEWDLMLWSSNNAEDKMAPDQYFRSFAGKFNALRSHILPGRNFWGMTKPSVYSKARRSPQEIDPFDTTKRTPYFIIYPFSKTPEWYMKSREERQEMMNAHITLGKKYKEINQLLLYSFGLQDQEFIVSYEMESLAQFSDLVYDLRMTEARLFTLLDTPIITALRREEDDLMDLYC from the coding sequence ATGGATAAAAGAATATTAGTACATTACCAAACCTTCAGTTTTTCTGAAAGCTTCTGGATGATGGAAAGAAGTGATAAGCGTAAACTCCTGAGAGAATTCATCAAAGCAGCGAGGGAGGTTTGCGGACAGGCGGAATTTTACCAGCTTTATCCTGCCGCAGGAGAGTGGGATCTGATGCTATGGAGCAGCAATAATGCTGAGGACAAAATGGCCCCGGATCAATATTTCAGGTCGTTTGCCGGCAAATTCAATGCGTTGCGAAGCCACATCCTTCCGGGCCGCAATTTTTGGGGAATGACCAAGCCTTCGGTTTATTCTAAGGCCCGCAGATCGCCTCAGGAAATTGATCCTTTTGATACAACAAAGCGAACTCCTTATTTCATTATTTATCCATTTTCAAAAACACCAGAATGGTACATGAAAAGTAGGGAAGAAAGGCAGGAAATGATGAATGCACATATTACGCTGGGAAAAAAATACAAGGAAATAAATCAACTGCTCCTGTACTCATTTGGATTGCAGGATCAGGAATTCATCGTGAGCTATGAAATGGAAAGCCTTGCCCAATTCTCCGACCTTGTGTACGACCTACGCATGACGGAGGCGCGGCTGTTTACATTGCTGGATACGCCAATTATTACGGCCCTGAGAAGAGAAGAAGACGACCTGATGGACTTGTATTGCTAA
- the ychF gene encoding redox-regulated ATPase YchF — protein sequence MALRCGIVGLPNVGKSTLFNSLSSAKAQAANFPFCTIEPNVGVITVPDARLNQLSDLVQPERIVPNTIEIVDIAGLVKGASKGEGLGNQFLANIRDTNAIIHVIRCFEDANVVHVDGSVNPVRDKEIIDYELQLKDLETVDKRLDRAQKLIKSGDKLAQRMVDLLKRLKSHLEEGRSARAMDFTQEELEDVRDLHLITLKPVLYVANVDEHSVIDGNEFSQQLKEAISGEQAEMILISAKIESEIAELADPEERKEYLAMYGLTEPGVNRLIRAAYNLLKLITYFTAGKKEVRAWPVKAGSTAPQAAGVIHTDFEKGFIRAEVIKFKDYLELKSENACKEAGRLKLEGKEYKVEDADVMHFRFNV from the coding sequence ATGGCTTTACGATGTGGAATTGTTGGACTTCCGAATGTGGGAAAGTCCACGTTGTTCAACTCGCTGTCAAGTGCTAAGGCGCAGGCGGCCAACTTTCCGTTTTGCACCATCGAACCGAATGTGGGCGTCATCACCGTGCCGGATGCACGGTTGAATCAGCTATCTGACCTCGTGCAACCGGAGCGGATCGTGCCGAATACCATTGAGATTGTGGACATTGCCGGGCTTGTAAAAGGTGCCAGCAAGGGTGAGGGATTGGGAAACCAGTTCCTTGCAAACATCCGGGATACCAACGCTATCATCCACGTCATCCGTTGCTTCGAAGATGCGAACGTGGTGCATGTGGATGGTTCTGTAAATCCTGTTCGCGATAAAGAGATCATTGATTATGAGCTCCAACTCAAGGATCTTGAAACCGTTGACAAGCGCCTGGACCGGGCCCAAAAGCTGATCAAGTCCGGGGATAAACTGGCCCAGCGAATGGTGGATTTGCTGAAGCGCCTGAAATCCCACCTGGAAGAAGGGAGATCAGCACGGGCAATGGATTTTACGCAGGAAGAGCTTGAGGATGTGCGCGACCTCCATCTCATCACGCTGAAACCTGTACTCTATGTGGCAAATGTGGATGAACATTCCGTAATTGATGGAAATGAATTTTCCCAGCAATTAAAGGAGGCCATTTCCGGAGAACAGGCCGAGATGATCCTGATCAGCGCAAAGATCGAATCGGAGATTGCGGAGCTGGCTGATCCTGAAGAGCGAAAAGAATACCTCGCCATGTATGGCCTCACCGAGCCGGGCGTAAACCGGCTAATCCGGGCGGCTTATAACCTGCTGAAGCTTATCACTTATTTTACTGCCGGGAAAAAGGAGGTCCGTGCCTGGCCTGTAAAAGCAGGAAGTACTGCCCCGCAGGCCGCAGGCGTTATCCACACCGATTTTGAAAAAGGATTTATCCGGGCCGAAGTAATTAAATTCAAAGATTATTTAGAATTAAAATCAGAAAATGCCTGCAAAGAAGCCGGACGGCTGAAGCTGGAAGGAAAGGAATACAAAGTGGAGGATGCAGATGTGATGCACTTTCGCTTTAATGTTTAA
- a CDS encoding tetratricopeptide repeat protein has product MKKISSIILFLVFAATTAPIIAQDTEEQLAIQHYQEGEFDKALPMFEKLFWKNSESNYLYDYYFNTMMKLREYDEAEKSLKKLTRKHPENPGYYVDLGYVYEQAGDKKKSEEAYTEAINELTVDMGKISRVANAFIRRQKTEYAIQAYLKARQLMRDKNLLAVQLATLYQQQGDLEKMMEEHLNMLRESPGYLESMQNNLQDLVVDDQNYEELRVILLKKVQSEPNSRQLTELLSWLFVQKKDFRAALVQLKALDRRMKEQGERLLPLAEIAMSNGAYDVAEDIYTYIASLGEEGYYYQAAKRGFLRIRYDRITKLNNYSREDLTGLVAAYEDFLQDYHARDAIWAEAVMNNAKIKAVYLDEPEEAINYIDPVIEGLSLDRFTKAEAKIAKADYMVMANDIWEAALLYKQVQQDFKDHPLGSMAKFKDARLSFYRGEFEWAKAQLDVLKGSTSELISNDALQLSMTITDNLGLDTTDVPLKLFAEADFNFFQNKFATAEAKFDTILLKFPGHSLTDEIHYRRGNIRSRQRKFQEAVEYYAKVYTLFGDDILADDALFKAATIYQNSLNNNEKAKELYEKLILKHPDSIYAVEARKRYRLLRGDIMN; this is encoded by the coding sequence ATGAAGAAAATATCATCTATTATCCTGTTCCTTGTTTTTGCAGCGACCACCGCACCCATCATTGCACAGGATACCGAAGAACAGCTTGCAATCCAGCATTACCAGGAAGGAGAATTTGACAAAGCGCTCCCGATGTTTGAAAAGCTTTTTTGGAAAAATTCCGAAAGCAATTATCTCTACGATTATTATTTTAATACAATGATGAAGCTTCGCGAATATGACGAAGCGGAAAAATCATTGAAAAAGCTGACACGTAAACATCCTGAAAATCCCGGCTATTATGTAGATCTGGGTTATGTTTATGAGCAGGCCGGAGATAAAAAGAAAAGCGAGGAAGCCTATACCGAGGCCATCAATGAACTGACGGTTGATATGGGCAAAATTTCACGGGTGGCCAACGCTTTTATCCGCAGGCAGAAAACCGAATATGCCATCCAGGCTTACCTGAAAGCGCGACAGTTGATGCGCGATAAGAACCTATTGGCGGTGCAGCTTGCCACGCTTTATCAGCAGCAGGGAGATTTAGAGAAAATGATGGAGGAGCATCTGAATATGCTTCGGGAAAGCCCCGGGTATTTGGAATCCATGCAAAACAACCTGCAGGATCTGGTAGTGGACGACCAGAACTATGAGGAACTCCGGGTGATCTTATTGAAGAAGGTACAAAGTGAACCCAACAGCCGGCAACTAACAGAATTGCTTAGCTGGCTTTTCGTACAGAAAAAAGATTTCCGGGCAGCGCTTGTGCAGCTTAAAGCGTTGGACAGGCGGATGAAGGAGCAGGGAGAACGCCTGTTGCCACTTGCTGAAATTGCGATGAGCAATGGTGCTTACGATGTAGCCGAAGATATTTATACATACATCGCAAGCCTGGGCGAAGAGGGGTATTATTACCAGGCGGCAAAGCGCGGATTTCTCAGGATACGCTATGACCGCATTACAAAACTCAATAACTATAGCAGAGAAGACCTCACCGGACTGGTGGCGGCATACGAAGATTTTCTGCAGGACTATCATGCGCGCGATGCAATTTGGGCTGAAGCCGTCATGAATAACGCAAAGATCAAAGCGGTTTATCTTGATGAGCCGGAGGAGGCGATCAACTACATTGACCCGGTGATTGAGGGACTTTCGCTGGATAGATTTACAAAGGCGGAAGCCAAAATTGCCAAAGCGGATTACATGGTAATGGCGAACGATATTTGGGAAGCTGCCCTGCTTTATAAACAAGTGCAGCAGGATTTCAAGGATCATCCGCTCGGCTCAATGGCGAAATTCAAGGATGCAAGACTGTCCTTTTACCGTGGTGAATTTGAATGGGCCAAAGCGCAGTTGGACGTGCTGAAAGGCTCTACATCTGAACTGATCTCCAATGACGCGCTGCAGCTTTCTATGACGATAACCGATAACCTCGGGCTCGACACCACCGATGTTCCGCTAAAACTGTTTGCGGAAGCGGATTTCAATTTCTTCCAGAACAAGTTTGCAACGGCTGAAGCGAAGTTTGATACGATCCTGCTAAAATTCCCCGGCCACAGCCTCACAGACGAAATACATTACAGGCGTGGAAATATTCGCTCCAGGCAACGGAAATTTCAGGAAGCTGTAGAGTATTATGCTAAGGTGTATACGCTGTTCGGAGATGACATTCTTGCGGATGATGCGCTCTTTAAAGCCGCAACCATCTACCAAAACTCGCTTAACAACAATGAAAAAGCTAAGGAGCTATACGAGAAACTCATCCTGAAACATCCTGACAGCATTTACGCTGTGGAGGCCCGGAAGCGCTACCGGTTGTTGCGGGGCGATATTATGAATTGA
- a CDS encoding uroporphyrinogen-III synthase, with the protein MEQKQASPLAGKTILVTRPEAQAADFVEKLKRIEANPVLFPAIAISAPETYNAVDAAIGNLAGYDWVIFTSVNGVRFFTARMQALQLPVDALKKCRIAAIGPATASLLQELGLHPEFVPSKFVAEVLAEEFPDVEGQKILLPRADIARKNLKHDLEARGASVEELVAYRTSGSHFPEDEARQRLSQEEIDIITFTSSSTVRYFREKMEKLGMSLPEARIACIGPITANTARELQFDVWTEAETYTIDGLINSMEKALANEKTAKKAQKER; encoded by the coding sequence ATGGAGCAAAAACAAGCATCTCCCTTAGCGGGAAAAACAATCCTCGTAACCCGGCCAGAGGCTCAGGCCGCTGATTTTGTTGAGAAGCTAAAGCGAATTGAGGCCAACCCGGTTCTCTTTCCTGCCATTGCCATTTCAGCGCCTGAAACCTACAACGCAGTGGATGCTGCCATCGGAAACCTGGCGGGCTATGACTGGGTGATCTTTACAAGCGTAAATGGCGTGCGCTTTTTCACAGCGCGGATGCAGGCACTCCAACTCCCGGTTGATGCATTGAAAAAATGCCGGATTGCAGCCATTGGACCAGCCACCGCCTCCTTGCTGCAGGAGCTTGGCCTGCATCCGGAATTTGTGCCTTCCAAATTTGTTGCAGAGGTTTTGGCTGAAGAATTTCCCGATGTAGAGGGACAGAAAATCCTGCTGCCGAGGGCTGATATAGCCAGGAAAAACCTGAAGCACGACCTGGAGGCACGAGGTGCAAGTGTGGAGGAACTGGTGGCCTACCGCACCAGCGGCTCGCATTTCCCCGAAGACGAAGCGCGGCAACGCCTGTCGCAGGAAGAAATAGACATCATCACTTTTACAAGCTCATCAACCGTGCGGTATTTCCGCGAAAAAATGGAAAAGCTCGGCATGTCGCTGCCCGAAGCAAGGATTGCCTGCATCGGACCTATCACAGCAAATACGGCCAGGGAACTGCAATTTGATGTTTGGACGGAGGCCGAAACCTATACGATTGACGGACTCATTAATTCTATGGAAAAAGCATTAGCCAATGAAAAAACGGCCAAGAAGGCTCAGAAAGAGCGATAA
- a CDS encoding immunoglobulin-like domain-containing protein: MKTLLSLLLFFSPVISLYSQDTIPPVITLNGSAYDTIEVYDPYPEPGYSAMDDIDGDLTAQVTVSSLLDTSLLGTYIIEYSVADEAGNTSEKTRWVHVQDTEAPHLELVGDSLKQVALNEQYVDEGYTVSDNYDSIPNVISCGTYRNSSSHGCFTICLMAEDQSGNKSRIITRYISVDNGCTGTLDYAVCETLLNVRPSNVPEIEIYPNPAKDVLIIKNLTQKIKGVSFINLQGQVMAMANVDGNYLKIPDHLSPGVYFIKIELEDQIVVRKQVIE; the protein is encoded by the coding sequence ATGAAAACGCTGCTATCCTTACTGCTCTTTTTTTCTCCGGTCATAAGTCTTTATTCGCAGGATACGATCCCGCCCGTCATTACGCTGAATGGCTCCGCATACGATACCATTGAGGTTTACGATCCATACCCGGAGCCCGGATATTCCGCAATGGATGACATAGATGGCGATCTCACAGCGCAGGTTACGGTTTCGAGTTTATTGGATACATCCCTTTTAGGCACATATATCATTGAATATTCAGTAGCTGATGAAGCAGGGAATACAAGCGAAAAAACGCGCTGGGTACATGTTCAGGATACGGAAGCTCCACACCTTGAACTCGTGGGAGATTCCCTCAAGCAGGTCGCATTAAATGAGCAATATGTAGATGAAGGTTATACTGTTTCAGATAATTATGATTCGATTCCAAACGTAATTTCCTGTGGTACCTATCGTAATTCTTCCAGCCACGGATGTTTTACGATCTGTTTGATGGCAGAAGATCAGTCAGGAAATAAATCCAGGATCATTACCAGATATATCAGCGTGGACAACGGGTGTACCGGTACGCTGGATTATGCTGTTTGTGAAACGCTGCTGAACGTCAGGCCCTCCAATGTTCCGGAAATTGAGATATACCCAAACCCTGCAAAAGATGTTTTAATAATTAAAAATTTAACTCAAAAAATAAAGGGTGTTTCATTTATTAATTTGCAGGGACAAGTAATGGCAATGGCTAATGTGGATGGAAATTATTTAAAAATACCTGACCATTTATCACCCGGAGTTTATTTTATTAAAATTGAACTGGAAGACCAAATAGTGGTGAGAAAGCAGGTGATTGAATAG
- the pruA gene encoding L-glutamate gamma-semialdehyde dehydrogenase, with amino-acid sequence MSNAVFTVPKPINEPVKSYAPGSPERKELKAAIDHYYCSAPVEVKMVIDGKPTETADIREIRPPHKLDTLIGQYHYGNESHINQCIEASLNAQQSWAEMPWPQRAAIFLRAADLIAGPYRARINAATMIGQSKNAYQAEIDSACELIDFLRFNVAFAEELYQQQPVSSPGIWNRMEYRPLEGFVLAVTPFNFTAIGGNLPTAPALMGNVVVWKPSLKQLLSAQVIMEVLEKAGLPAGVINLLFAPGEKTVDVCSQHPDFAGIHFTGSTGVFQSIWKKIGDNISTFRTYPRIVGETGGKDFVMVHQSAVAEEVATALVRGAFEYQGQKCSAASRAYIPANLWDKVKELLLSDLKTIKLGPPEDFSNFVNAVIDENAFNKLAKYIDEAKESGDAEIIAGGNYDKSEGYFIEPTVILAKAPKYVTMCEELFGPVLTIYVYDTAKFEETLDLVNNTSIYALTGSIFAKDRKAVEMATKKLVNAAGNFYINDKPTGAVVGQQPFGGARGSGTNDKAGSILNLIRWVSARTLKETYVPATDYRYPFLKE; translated from the coding sequence ATGTCAAACGCAGTATTTACCGTACCCAAACCTATCAACGAACCGGTTAAAAGTTATGCGCCCGGATCCCCGGAGCGAAAAGAACTCAAGGCCGCTATAGATCACTATTACTGCAGTGCCCCTGTGGAAGTGAAGATGGTGATAGATGGAAAGCCGACTGAGACCGCAGATATACGCGAGATCCGCCCGCCTCATAAGCTGGATACGTTGATCGGCCAATATCATTATGGCAATGAATCACACATAAATCAGTGCATTGAAGCCTCCTTGAATGCACAGCAATCCTGGGCCGAAATGCCCTGGCCGCAGCGTGCCGCTATCTTCCTGCGGGCAGCCGATCTTATTGCAGGGCCATACCGCGCCAGGATTAATGCTGCAACCATGATCGGGCAAAGCAAAAACGCCTACCAGGCAGAGATTGATTCTGCCTGCGAACTCATTGATTTTCTCAGGTTCAATGTGGCTTTTGCGGAGGAACTGTACCAGCAGCAACCGGTATCATCACCCGGAATATGGAACCGCATGGAATACCGTCCGCTCGAAGGATTTGTGCTGGCCGTAACGCCATTCAACTTCACGGCTATTGGCGGCAATCTTCCCACGGCTCCTGCGCTCATGGGAAATGTGGTGGTTTGGAAACCTTCGCTGAAGCAATTGCTGAGCGCGCAGGTAATTATGGAAGTGCTGGAAAAAGCAGGACTGCCAGCCGGTGTAATCAACCTGCTGTTTGCTCCGGGAGAAAAAACGGTTGACGTTTGCTCTCAGCATCCTGATTTTGCCGGGATCCATTTTACGGGCAGCACCGGAGTTTTCCAGTCCATCTGGAAGAAGATTGGTGACAATATCAGCACATTCAGAACCTATCCGCGCATTGTGGGCGAAACAGGCGGCAAGGACTTCGTGATGGTGCATCAATCGGCAGTAGCTGAAGAAGTGGCAACAGCACTGGTGCGTGGCGCTTTCGAGTACCAGGGCCAGAAATGTTCTGCCGCTTCACGCGCTTATATTCCCGCTAACCTTTGGGACAAAGTGAAGGAATTATTGCTTAGCGATCTAAAAACCATCAAGCTTGGCCCGCCAGAGGATTTTTCAAATTTTGTGAATGCCGTGATTGATGAGAATGCATTTAATAAACTGGCAAAATATATTGATGAGGCAAAAGAGAGTGGCGATGCAGAAATAATAGCCGGTGGAAATTATGATAAATCCGAAGGTTATTTTATTGAGCCCACGGTTATTCTGGCCAAAGCGCCAAAATACGTAACCATGTGCGAAGAACTTTTTGGCCCTGTACTTACCATTTACGTTTATGATACAGCCAAATTTGAAGAAACACTGGATCTGGTAAATAACACGTCCATCTATGCGCTCACGGGTTCTATTTTCGCTAAAGATCGGAAGGCTGTGGAAATGGCCACGAAAAAACTGGTGAATGCTGCCGGCAATTTTTACATCAATGATAAACCAACCGGAGCCGTTGTAGGACAACAGCCATTTGGTGGCGCACGGGGTTCAGGAACCAATGACAAGGCGGGTTCCATCCTCAACCTCATAAGGTGGGTATCAGCCCGTACGCTGAAGGAAACTTACGTGCCGGCTACGGATTACCGCTATCCCTTCCTGAAGGAATAA
- a CDS encoding DUF4199 domain-containing protein has translation MRKIIWISGSIAGAIMIFSWFIMGMVWQSEDGTFDFDKGEVIGYTAMLLALSTVFLGIKVYRDRHLDGIISFKTAFLTGLYIVLVASGIYVVGWMVYYPNFMPDFADKYQKHQVEKLDAEPDLTEEEKQEQIAEMEEWMEMYKNPFVMAGFTFLEIFPIGLVVAILSALILKRKPQPAT, from the coding sequence ATGAGAAAAATTATCTGGATTTCCGGCAGCATTGCCGGAGCTATTATGATCTTCAGTTGGTTCATAATGGGAATGGTTTGGCAGTCAGAGGACGGAACTTTTGATTTCGACAAAGGTGAGGTTATAGGATACACGGCAATGCTGCTGGCACTATCCACTGTGTTCCTGGGCATTAAGGTGTACCGCGACCGCCACCTCGATGGTATTATTTCTTTTAAGACTGCTTTTCTCACCGGCCTCTATATTGTGCTGGTGGCTTCCGGAATTTATGTGGTGGGATGGATGGTGTATTACCCCAACTTTATGCCCGACTTTGCCGACAAATACCAGAAACATCAGGTGGAAAAACTTGACGCAGAGCCTGACCTGACGGAAGAAGAAAAACAGGAACAGATTGCAGAAATGGAAGAGTGGATGGAAATGTACAAGAATCCCTTCGTAATGGCAGGATTTACTTTCCTTGAAATATTTCCCATCGGATTGGTCGTAGCCATCCTGAGCGCGCTTATCCTGAAACGCAAACCACAGCCTGCAACATAG
- a CDS encoding translation initiation factor, which translates to MAKKNKGGLIYSTNPDFDLDHEEKPVETPVPSAQQLKVSRSSKGRGGKIVTLIEGFRGSDEALKDLGKMLKNKAGTGGSAKDGEIIIQGDHREKVGEILKAEGYKVKFSGG; encoded by the coding sequence ATGGCGAAAAAAAATAAGGGTGGATTAATTTATTCCACCAATCCTGATTTTGATCTTGATCATGAGGAAAAACCAGTGGAAACCCCCGTTCCTTCTGCGCAACAGTTGAAGGTGAGCCGCAGCAGCAAAGGCCGTGGCGGCAAAATCGTTACCCTGATTGAAGGTTTCCGGGGCAGCGATGAAGCACTGAAGGACCTGGGAAAAATGCTGAAAAACAAAGCCGGTACCGGTGGCAGCGCAAAGGATGGGGAAATAATTATCCAGGGCGACCACCGGGAAAAAGTTGGAGAAATTTTAAAAGCGGAAGGCTATAAGGTAAAATTCAGCGGAGGTTAA
- a CDS encoding diacylglycerol kinase family protein encodes MKKRKILFISNPISGGRSKSGLRDVIKKQLWKERFKGEITETERPGHATELAAGAVAAGFDSVVACGGDGTVNETAASLTGTDVKLGILPFGSGNGLARHLKIPLSIPQALQRINRYRSKRIDAAYANEHVFFNVSGVGFDAFVGDAFSKTKSRGFYSYARSVASSLRQYKPSRIEIQCPEGSFHDKAFIVSFANSSQYGNGACINPSGKINDGRIEICILEPFPIFQAPHIMGLIFKQKIFKSSYFKSFSVKEAVIKCGKDGFLHIDGEPYPATDEIRLRVEQKALRVIV; translated from the coding sequence ATGAAAAAGAGAAAAATCCTTTTTATCAGCAACCCGATTTCAGGTGGCAGGTCGAAAAGCGGACTCAGGGATGTAATAAAGAAGCAGCTTTGGAAGGAACGGTTTAAGGGGGAGATAACAGAAACGGAAAGGCCAGGCCATGCAACTGAACTCGCTGCCGGGGCCGTTGCAGCAGGTTTCGATTCCGTTGTAGCCTGCGGAGGCGATGGCACTGTAAACGAAACGGCTGCCAGCCTCACCGGTACAGACGTTAAGCTCGGAATCCTGCCGTTTGGCTCCGGAAATGGATTGGCCCGGCACCTCAAAATTCCCCTCTCCATTCCGCAGGCGCTCCAGCGGATAAACCGCTATCGCAGCAAGCGCATAGATGCGGCTTATGCAAATGAGCACGTATTCTTTAATGTGAGCGGGGTAGGGTTCGATGCCTTTGTAGGTGATGCCTTTTCCAAGACGAAAAGCCGCGGATTCTACTCCTATGCACGGTCGGTGGCCAGCAGCCTCCGTCAATATAAACCCTCCCGGATAGAGATTCAATGCCCTGAAGGAAGTTTTCATGATAAAGCATTTATAGTAAGCTTTGCCAATTCTTCACAATATGGCAATGGCGCCTGCATCAATCCTTCAGGAAAAATTAATGACGGACGAATTGAAATTTGCATTTTAGAGCCATTCCCGATTTTTCAGGCACCGCATATTATGGGTTTAATATTTAAGCAAAAAATTTTTAAGTCGTCCTATTTCAAATCATTTTCAGTAAAAGAAGCGGTGATAAAATGCGGGAAAGATGGCTTTTTGCATATTGATGGCGAACCCTATCCGGCCACAGATGAAATCCGTTTGCGGGTGGAACAAAAAGCGCTGCGCGTAATTGTTTAA